In Canis lupus familiaris isolate Mischka breed German Shepherd chromosome 5, alternate assembly UU_Cfam_GSD_1.0, whole genome shotgun sequence, a genomic segment contains:
- the LOC111096123 gene encoding LOW QUALITY PROTEIN: elongation factor 1-alpha 1-like (The sequence of the model RefSeq protein was modified relative to this genomic sequence to represent the inferred CDS: inserted 1 base in 1 codon), with product MGKEKTHINIVXHVDSGKSTTTGHLIYKCGGIDKRTIEKFEEAAEVGKGSFKYAWVLDKLKAERERGITIDISLWKFKTSKYYVTIIDAPEHRDFIKNMITGTSQADCAVLIVAAGIGEFEAGISKNGQTREHALLAYTLGVKQLIVGVNKMDSTEPPYSQKRYEEIVKEVSTYVKKIGYNPDTVAFVPISGWNGDNMLEPSANMPWFKGWKVTRKDGNASGTTLLEALDCILPPTPPTDKPLRLPLQDVYKIGGIGTVPVGRVETGVLKPGMVVTFAPVNVTTEVKSVEMHHEALSEALPGDNVGFNVKNVSVKDVRRGNVAGDSKNNPPMEAAGFTAQVIILNHPGQISAGYAPVLDCHTAHIACKFAELKEKIDRRSGKKLEDGLKFLKSGDAATVDMVPGKPMCVESFSDYPPLGRFAVRDMRQTVAVGVIKAVDKKAAGDGKVTKSAQKAQKAK from the exons atgggaaaggagaagactcacatcaacatcg gtcacgtagattcgggcaagtctaccactactggccatctgatctacaaatgtggtgggatcgacaaaagaactatcgaaaaatttgagGAGGCTGCTGAggtgggaaaaggctccttcaagtatgcctgggtcttggataaactgaaagctgaacgtgaacgtggtatcaccattgatatctccctgtggaaattcaagaccagcaagtattatgtgaccatcattgatgccccagaacacagagactttatcaaaaacatgattacaggcacatctcaggctgactgtgctgtcctgattgttgctgctggtattggtgaatttgaagcaggtatctccaagaatgggcagacccgtgagcatgcccttctggcttacacactgggtgtaaaacaactaattgttggtgttaacaaaatggattccactgaaccaccgtacagccagaagagatacgaggaaatcgttaaggaagtcagcacctacgttaagaaaattggctacaaccctgacacagtagcatttgtgccaatttctggttggaatggtgacaacatgctggagccaagtgctaacatgccttggttcaagggatggaaagtcacccgtaaagatgggaatgccagcggaaccacactgcttgaagccctggattgcattctgccaccaactcctccaactgataagcccttgcgtctgcctctccaagacgtctacaaaattggtggtattggtactgtcccagtgggtcgagtggagactggtgttcttaagcctggaaTGGTGGTCAcgtttgctccagtcaatgttacaactgaagtaaagtctgttgaaatgcaccatgaagctttgagtgaggctcttcctggggacaatgtgggcttcaatgtcaagaacgtatctgtcaaagatgttcgtcgtggcaacgtggctggtgacagcaaaaataacccaccaatggaagcagctggcttcacagctcaggtgattatcctgaaccatccaggccaaatcagtgctggatatgcacctgtgctggattgtcacacagctcacattgcttgcaagtttgctgagctgaaggaaaagatagatcgtcgttctggaaagaagctggaagatggtctcaagttcttgaaatctggggatgctgccactgttgatatggttcctggcaaacctatgtgtgttgagagcttctctgactatcctcctctgggccgttttgctgttcgtgacatgagacagacggttgctgtgggtgtcatcaaagcagtggacaagaaggcagctggagatggcaaagtcaccaagtctgcccagaaagctcagaaggctaaatga
- the LOC100686562 gene encoding thymosin beta-4-like yields MSDKPDMPKIEKFNKSKLKKTEMQDTNPLPSKETTEQEKQASES; encoded by the coding sequence ATGTCTGACAAACCTGATATGCCTAAGATAGAGAAATTCAATAAATcaaaattgaagaagacagaaatgcAAGACACAAATCCACTGCCTTCAAAAGAAACAACTGAACAGGAGAAGCAAGCCAGTGAATCGTGA